The Acinetobacter sp. GSS19 genome includes a region encoding these proteins:
- the tehB gene encoding SAM-dependent methyltransferase TehB has protein sequence MEHLVCYKQLPVWTHDTIPAGFQQAHNTKVGTWAKLQILQGEIHFAMLDESGTIVSEHVFSVAHQPPFIEPQAWHKIVSSSEDVRCQLSFYCEPTDYFSKKYQLTAVHSEIREALSQLHPAKALDVGCGTGRNALFLSQQGFEVDAWDINPKSLQKLNEILDAEQVSNIHTALRDLNQNPNISTSYDFIYCTVVMMFLQPETIPQLIQQMQQATQTNGFNLIVCAMDTPDYPARPDFPFAFKPGELSSYYQGWKILKYNENVGELHRTNAAGQRIKQRFATLFAQKITANE, from the coding sequence ATGGAACACCTCGTCTGCTACAAGCAATTACCAGTCTGGACACATGACACTATCCCTGCGGGTTTCCAGCAAGCGCACAACACCAAAGTAGGGACTTGGGCAAAATTGCAGATTCTGCAAGGTGAAATCCATTTTGCCATGCTAGATGAAAGCGGCACGATCGTTTCAGAACATGTCTTTTCGGTCGCGCATCAACCTCCATTTATTGAGCCACAAGCCTGGCACAAAATTGTTTCGAGCAGTGAAGATGTACGGTGTCAGTTAAGTTTTTACTGTGAGCCAACGGACTATTTTTCCAAAAAATATCAGCTCACTGCAGTCCATTCCGAAATCCGTGAAGCGCTATCGCAACTCCATCCCGCCAAGGCACTGGATGTGGGCTGCGGTACAGGGCGTAATGCGTTGTTTTTAAGTCAACAGGGGTTCGAGGTCGATGCCTGGGATATTAATCCAAAGAGCCTGCAGAAATTGAATGAAATTCTGGATGCGGAACAGGTCTCAAACATTCACACAGCTCTTCGTGATCTGAATCAGAACCCGAATATTTCTACATCGTATGATTTTATCTATTGCACCGTGGTGATGATGTTTTTGCAGCCCGAAACCATTCCTCAACTGATCCAACAAATGCAACAAGCCACTCAGACCAATGGCTTCAATCTGATTGTCTGTGCCATGGATACTCCAGATTATCCTGCACGGCCTGATTTTCCCTTTGCGTTTAAACCAGGTGAATTGAGCAGCTATTATCAAGGCTGGAAGATTTTAAAATACAATGAAAATGTTGGTGAACTGCATCGCACCAATGCAGCCGGGCAACGGATCAAGCAACGATTTGCGACGCTTTTTGCACAGAAAATCACTGCGAATGAATAG
- the arsH gene encoding arsenical resistance protein ArsH → MTLPNIDLDLLEKPTFEQLQAKQLEHPPRILLLYGSNRERSYSRLAVQEAGRILEYFGAEVKIFHPKGLPLPEDADMNHPKVKELHELLAWAEGMVWSSPERHGAMSSILKAQIDWIPLAAGAIRATQGKTLALMQVCGGSQSFNAVNQMRILGRWMRMITIPNQSSVPKAFLEFEEDGRMKPSAYYDRIVDVMEELYKFTLLTRGQSAYLTNRYSERKESTEELSRRVNQRSI, encoded by the coding sequence ATGACACTGCCAAATATCGATCTTGATTTGCTGGAAAAACCCACCTTTGAACAGCTACAAGCCAAGCAACTCGAACACCCGCCGCGTATTCTTTTGTTGTACGGTTCAAACCGTGAACGCTCTTATAGCCGTTTGGCTGTTCAGGAAGCGGGACGTATTCTGGAATATTTCGGTGCAGAAGTGAAAATTTTTCATCCCAAAGGTTTGCCGTTACCTGAAGATGCGGACATGAACCATCCAAAGGTGAAAGAATTACATGAGCTGTTGGCTTGGGCTGAAGGGATGGTGTGGTCTTCACCCGAGCGTCATGGCGCGATGAGTTCTATTTTAAAAGCGCAGATTGACTGGATTCCACTGGCCGCTGGTGCCATCCGTGCCACTCAGGGGAAAACCTTGGCGCTGATGCAGGTCTGTGGCGGTTCTCAATCGTTTAATGCGGTCAATCAAATGCGCATCCTCGGCCGCTGGATGCGGATGATCACGATTCCGAACCAGTCATCTGTGCCCAAAGCATTTCTGGAATTTGAGGAAGATGGCCGCATGAAACCATCAGCGTACTATGACCGGATTGTGGATGTGATGGAAGAGCTATATAAGTTCACCTTGCTCACCCGTGGGCAAAGTGCCTACCTGACCAACCGTTATTCGGAACGCAAAGAATCCACTGAAGAATTGTCTAGGCGGGTGAATCAACGCAGTATCTAA